From the Candidatus Peregrinibacteria bacterium genome, the window TGGCTACGGGAACATTTTCAGTATTTTTTGCTTCAGGAGCGGGGATATTTTTCACATCACTCTCTTTTTCTTTATTTTCTGGAACATTTTTTGCATCTTTTGCTTGAGGAGTATCAGTATCCGTTCCTTTCACTTCAGGAGCGACCTTATCATTTCCAGGAACGGGCGTTTCTGTGGATTTTTTCTCAAGAGATTTGTTAGGAGTACGAGATTTTGGAGTATTACATGCGGAAAGTGATAGAAGAAGAAGCAGAGCACTTCCGAAAACAAATGATTTTTGAAGAGACTTCATAAAATTATGGTATGAAAGAAAGAAAAAAAAGCTGGGCGATTGTATCAGAAGAAAAAAGATTTTCAAAACCAATTTTTTTGGAAAAAAGTGTATACTGTTTCCTGAAAATAATTTTCTCCCATTATGCCATTTACCATTGGAATTCAGGGAGACGCTGGCAGTACAAATGAAAAAGCGTGCAAGTTTTTTGCGAGAAAGTATCAGTGGAAAAATTTTGAAATTCGTTATTTGATCACCACTGAGAATGTTTTGCGTGCCCTCGAAAACAACAAGATTTCTTATGGAACATTCGCGTGGAAGTCATCGCGAAATGGACTTGTGGAAGAAACTCAAAAAGCAATAAAAAAATACCAATTTGAAAAAATAGATGAAGTAGTGCTTCCATCCGACCATGTTCTCTTGGCAAATTCTAAAATTGATTCCGAAAAAGTAGTTCATATTTTTTCTCATCCGCAAGCTTTGGAGGAACATAAAAGTTTTCTTGAAAAACATTTTGCGAAGTTTTCTCTTCATGAAGAAATTGACACTGCTTTCGCGGCGAAAAAACTTTCACAAAATGAGTATCCTCAAAATTCTCTCGTTCTCGCTCCAAAATCCTGCGCAAAAATATATGGACTCAAAATATTTCTCGAGAATATTCCGACAAACAAAGGATATGAAACGACAATTTACCTCGTAAAAAAATAAGATTCAGGAATTGAATTTAAAATTCAAAATTTAAAATTTAAAATTTTTTTCCTATGTCTCCAAAATCTCTTCTCCACTTTTTCTTTGAAATCGGAAATCTCAGACGTATTAAACATGAAGGCTGGCGTCTTGCCGGCGTTGAAAATCCAGAAAGTGTTGCCGATCACTCTCTGAGAGCGGCACAAATCGGCTATGTGCTCGCTGTGCTCGAAAAATACAAAAACCCTGAGGAAGTTTGTGCTATGCTTGTGTTTCATGACATTGGAGAATGTCGAGTAGGCGATATTCATAAAGTAGCAAATTATTACATCGAAAATGTGCACGAAGAGCGCGCTGTTTCTGATCAACTCAAAAATCTTCCTGAGATTCAGGAAAAAATTATGAAGCTGTGGAAATGTACGGAAGAAAGAACTGGAATCGCCGGAAAAATTGCGAAGGATGCTGACCTCCTCGAACAAGCGCTTACAGCAAAAGAATATCTGGAGCTTGGCTACAAAGCTGCAGAAACATGGATCACAACCATAGAAAAACTCGTACATACGAATTCAGCGAAAGAACTCTTGAAAGGACTTTGCGCTGCGAATTCCTATGATTGGCTGTCAGAGGCAAAAAAGAAGATATAGGTGATTCTCGCAGAAATTCTCCTCAAATTTATGCCGCTGTTTTTTCCGCCTCCTCATACTGTATACTTTTTGTTGTAACGCGAGGGAGATCACTCGTTGAGCCATCAATTAGCCATCGGTTTATTCTTTCTGCAAATTCTTTTTGTTCACGGTCTAACTCTCCCGGAGCAGCGGTGCTGGCTAAGTTTCTTGGTTCTCCGAAATGCAAAATCCGTACTGGATGTGCTCCATAATGCTCTCGTCCGTCAGAATCAAGAGAAAGCGGAGCAGGATACATAAAATATTGGGGAATACGACTTACCACCATTCCGAGAGTTCCTTCACTCACACTTCGCAATGCGTTTCTAATTTGTAAAAGTTGTGGATCTTCTTCACTTTCTTTTTCAAGAATATCAAGTAACATTGCTCCGAGAAGGGCTCCTATGTCAGCTGCTTTTCTTCCCCCTCCCTTTCTTTCTTGACCATCCTCACCTCTAAATGTCGCTTGAAAGCTTTCTTGAGAAACACCTTCTTCCGCTACAACAACTTTTCTCTGTTCAGAAGTTGCTATCTTCAGCAGTTCTCCCATTAATTCACTATATTCATTTCCTTCTCGCATATAATTTCTAAATAAAATTTTGTGGAAAATAAATCCTCACTCGATACTTTCCACTGAATTTTATGTTTTGTCAATATCTTCTTGCGAATAAATACGGACTGTGTTTGCCAATCATGACTGATCGAGTATATTTTGAGTAGTTTGGTTAAAAATTCGCATTAAGAGACTTTAGAAAAAATTTTGAATGAACATGAGAATCG encodes:
- a CDS encoding prephenate dehydratase → MPFTIGIQGDAGSTNEKACKFFARKYQWKNFEIRYLITTENVLRALENNKISYGTFAWKSSRNGLVEETQKAIKKYQFEKIDEVVLPSDHVLLANSKIDSEKVVHIFSHPQALEEHKSFLEKHFAKFSLHEEIDTAFAAKKLSQNEYPQNSLVLAPKSCAKIYGLKIFLENIPTNKGYETTIYLVKK
- a CDS encoding HD family hydrolase is translated as MSPKSLLHFFFEIGNLRRIKHEGWRLAGVENPESVADHSLRAAQIGYVLAVLEKYKNPEEVCAMLVFHDIGECRVGDIHKVANYYIENVHEERAVSDQLKNLPEIQEKIMKLWKCTEERTGIAGKIAKDADLLEQALTAKEYLELGYKAAETWITTIEKLVHTNSAKELLKGLCAANSYDWLSEAKKKI